The Gordonibacter urolithinfaciens genome contains a region encoding:
- the thiE gene encoding thiamine phosphate synthase — protein sequence MFPREDLRRALALYAVTDRAWLGDRTLAACVEEALGGGATFVQLREKDAPRAEVVLRARALAPLCRAAGAPFVVNDDVEAARIAGADGVHVGQEDAACADTRAKLGPDAIVGVSVQTVEQALAAQAAGADYLGVGAVFGTPTKPDAADVGTDGLAAICAAVDVPVVAIGGLNEQTIPALAGTGADGAAVVSAIFAADDIEATTRRLRAAVQAALGA from the coding sequence ATGTTCCCACGTGAGGATCTGCGCCGCGCATTGGCGCTGTATGCGGTAACCGACCGCGCGTGGCTGGGGGATCGCACGCTCGCCGCGTGCGTCGAGGAGGCGCTGGGGGGCGGTGCCACCTTCGTGCAGCTGCGCGAGAAGGACGCGCCCCGGGCCGAGGTGGTGCTGCGGGCCCGCGCGCTCGCGCCGCTCTGCCGCGCGGCGGGCGCTCCGTTCGTCGTGAACGACGACGTGGAGGCGGCGCGGATCGCCGGCGCCGACGGCGTGCACGTGGGCCAGGAGGACGCCGCGTGCGCCGACACGCGCGCGAAGCTCGGGCCGGACGCCATCGTGGGCGTGTCGGTGCAGACCGTGGAGCAGGCGCTGGCCGCCCAGGCCGCCGGGGCCGACTACTTGGGCGTGGGCGCCGTGTTCGGCACGCCGACGAAGCCGGACGCCGCCGACGTGGGAACGGACGGCCTCGCCGCCATCTGCGCGGCGGTCGACGTTCCCGTGGTGGCCATCGGCGGCCTGAACGAGCAGACCATCCCCGCGCTCGCGGGCACGGGCGCCGACGGGGCGGCCGTGGTGTCGGCCATCTTCGCGGCCGACGATATCGAAGCGACCACGCGCCGCCTGCGTGCGGCGGTGCAGGCGGCGCTCGGCGCGTAG
- the thiM gene encoding hydroxyethylthiazole kinase has translation MEAFALKRALDNVRAGSPLVHNITNYVTVNDCANALLAIGASPIMSDEPADVEDITSICGGLTLNIGTLNERSIEGMFAAGERASELGHAIVLDPVGAGASALRTRVAGDLLDKLAVSVIRGNMSEMKALAGGAAATRGVDVCPDDAVTEDNLAAGAAFARDFAAKTGAVVAITGAIDIVADADRAYAVRNGSPLMGRITGAGCMLSCLCTAYAVANPGALLESQVAAVAGMGLAGQQAQTRMGGLDGNGSFRTYLLDALYHLDGNALEAGAKVEELA, from the coding sequence ATGGAGGCATTCGCTTTGAAGAGGGCTTTGGACAACGTGCGGGCAGGCTCGCCGCTCGTGCACAACATCACGAACTACGTGACGGTGAACGACTGCGCGAACGCGCTTCTGGCCATCGGCGCGAGCCCCATCATGAGCGACGAGCCTGCCGACGTGGAGGACATCACGTCCATCTGCGGCGGGCTCACGCTCAACATCGGCACGCTCAACGAGCGCTCCATCGAGGGCATGTTCGCGGCGGGCGAGCGCGCGAGCGAGCTGGGGCATGCGATCGTGCTCGACCCGGTGGGCGCGGGCGCGTCGGCCTTGCGCACGCGCGTGGCGGGCGATTTGCTCGACAAGCTGGCCGTGTCCGTCATCCGCGGCAACATGTCGGAGATGAAGGCGCTCGCCGGCGGCGCGGCGGCCACGCGCGGGGTGGACGTGTGCCCCGACGATGCCGTGACCGAGGACAACCTGGCGGCCGGCGCGGCGTTCGCGCGCGATTTCGCGGCGAAGACGGGCGCGGTCGTGGCCATCACGGGCGCCATCGACATCGTGGCCGACGCCGATCGCGCCTACGCCGTTCGCAACGGCAGCCCCCTTATGGGCCGCATCACGGGCGCCGGCTGCATGCTGTCGTGCCTGTGCACGGCGTACGCGGTGGCGAACCCGGGCGCGCTTCTGGAGTCGCAGGTGGCCGCAGTCGCCGGCATGGGCCTCGCGGGCCAGCAGGCGCAAACCCGCATGGGGGGCCTGGACGGCAACGGGTCGTTCCGCACCTACCTCTTGGACGCGCTGTACCACCTCGATGGCAACGCGCTCGAGGCGGGCGCGAAGGTCGAAGAGCTGGCGTAG
- the thiC gene encoding phosphomethylpyrimidine synthase ThiC: MTQISAAARGNPAPVTQIDHARAGTVTPAMRTVAEKEGRDPEFIREGVAAGRIAIPANIHHASLSPEGVGGGLRTKVNVNMGISGDVACEAEEWKKVDVALELGAEAIMDLSNSGKTAAFRRALVEKSPAMIGTVPMYDAIGYLEKPLVTITAKDFLDVVRAHAQDGVDFVTVHAGMNRRTIESFRETGRLTNIVSRGGSLIFAWMEATGNENPFYEFYDEVLAILHEHDVTISLGDAMRPGSTYDATDAGQIAELIEIGKLTRRAWDAGVQVMVEGPGHMALDEIAANMKLEKRLCHDAPFYVLGPLVTDIAPGYDHITAAIGGAVAAASGADFLCYVTPAEHLRLPDAADVREGLVATKIAAHAADIAKGVPGARDADNRMSDARRRVDWEGMFAEALDPARAREYFESAPPSTEGTCTMCGEMCAMRTVNQIMDGLTVDLGKE, from the coding sequence ATGACGCAGATCAGCGCCGCAGCGCGCGGCAATCCTGCACCGGTCACGCAAATCGACCACGCCCGTGCGGGCACCGTCACGCCGGCCATGCGCACCGTGGCCGAGAAGGAGGGGCGCGATCCCGAGTTCATCCGGGAGGGCGTGGCGGCCGGACGCATCGCCATCCCCGCGAACATCCACCATGCGAGCCTCTCGCCCGAGGGCGTGGGCGGCGGCCTGCGCACGAAGGTGAACGTGAACATGGGCATCTCGGGCGACGTCGCCTGCGAGGCCGAGGAATGGAAGAAGGTCGACGTGGCTCTTGAACTGGGCGCCGAGGCCATCATGGACCTGTCGAACAGCGGCAAGACGGCCGCGTTCCGGCGCGCCCTCGTGGAGAAGTCGCCGGCGATGATCGGCACCGTGCCGATGTACGACGCCATCGGCTATTTGGAGAAGCCGCTCGTCACCATCACGGCCAAGGATTTCCTCGACGTGGTGCGCGCGCATGCCCAGGACGGCGTGGACTTCGTCACCGTCCACGCTGGCATGAACCGCCGCACCATCGAGAGCTTCCGCGAGACGGGCCGCCTCACGAACATCGTGAGCCGTGGCGGGTCGCTTATCTTCGCCTGGATGGAGGCCACCGGCAACGAGAACCCCTTCTACGAGTTCTACGACGAGGTGCTGGCCATCCTGCACGAGCACGACGTGACCATCAGCCTGGGCGACGCTATGCGCCCCGGGTCCACCTACGACGCCACCGACGCGGGGCAGATCGCCGAGCTCATCGAGATCGGCAAGCTCACGCGCCGCGCATGGGATGCGGGCGTGCAGGTGATGGTGGAGGGCCCGGGCCACATGGCGCTCGACGAGATCGCCGCCAACATGAAGCTGGAGAAGCGCCTGTGCCACGACGCGCCCTTCTACGTGCTCGGGCCGCTCGTCACCGACATCGCGCCGGGCTACGACCACATCACGGCCGCCATCGGCGGGGCTGTGGCCGCGGCCTCGGGCGCGGACTTCCTGTGCTACGTCACGCCGGCCGAGCACCTGCGCCTGCCCGACGCCGCCGACGTGCGCGAGGGCCTTGTGGCAACGAAGATCGCCGCACACGCGGCCGACATCGCGAAGGGCGTGCCCGGTGCGCGCGATGCCGACAACCGCATGAGCGACGCGCGCCGCCGCGTGGACTGGGAGGGCATGTTCGCCGAGGCGCTCGATCCTGCGCGTGCGCGGGAGTATTTCGAGAGCGCGCCGCCCTCGACGGAGGGCACCTGCACCATGTGCGGCGAGATGTGCGCGATGCGCACCGTAAATCAGATCATGGACGGCCTGACGGTCGATCTCGGGAAGGAGTAA
- a CDS encoding GIY-YIG nuclease family protein: MDSERKKQLKQAYGERRPAMGVLEMRCLATGERFLIASRDPRATENGLVARFDGGNHPNKCLQALWNKHGRGGFAFALVEELEYDDAHEDHAEELQALLELYLEEHPEAKRVWK; the protein is encoded by the coding sequence ATGGACAGCGAACGGAAAAAGCAGCTCAAGCAGGCCTACGGCGAGCGCAGGCCTGCCATGGGCGTTCTGGAGATGCGCTGCCTCGCCACGGGCGAGCGGTTCCTCATCGCCTCGCGCGATCCGCGGGCAACCGAGAACGGCCTGGTCGCCCGCTTCGACGGCGGAAATCACCCCAACAAGTGCCTGCAGGCGCTGTGGAACAAGCACGGCCGCGGGGGATTCGCGTTCGCTCTCGTTGAGGAGCTGGAATACGACGACGCCCATGAAGACCACGCCGAAGAGCTCCAGGCCCTGCTGGAGCTGTACCTGGAGGAGCATCCGGAAGCGAAGCGCGTTTGGAAGTGA
- a CDS encoding thiamine diphosphokinase produces MATCAIVGASPEFNAEDFKARYEAGMFEFVIAVDAGFAYLEELGVKPDMAVGDFDSLGYLPKCRRVSRFPVKKDKSDMELALEKAVAWDYDDLVVYAALGGRLDHTIANLQLFAKFSEREFYVTAVGEGSALRALTGPDVMDLPLLESGTVSVFSANDCARGVIETGMLYSLDDEDLSNRTSRGVSNELVGKPARIAVEEGTLYVFYPLP; encoded by the coding sequence ATGGCGACGTGCGCGATCGTGGGAGCGTCCCCCGAGTTCAATGCCGAGGACTTCAAGGCCCGCTACGAGGCGGGCATGTTCGAGTTCGTGATCGCCGTGGACGCCGGCTTCGCCTACCTGGAAGAGCTGGGCGTGAAGCCCGACATGGCGGTGGGCGACTTCGACTCGCTCGGCTACCTTCCCAAGTGCCGCCGCGTGTCGCGATTCCCGGTGAAGAAGGACAAAAGCGATATGGAGCTGGCGCTTGAGAAGGCCGTGGCCTGGGACTACGACGACCTCGTGGTGTATGCGGCCCTGGGCGGGCGGCTCGACCACACCATCGCCAACCTGCAGCTGTTCGCGAAGTTCTCCGAGCGGGAGTTCTACGTGACCGCCGTGGGCGAGGGCAGCGCCCTGCGCGCGCTCACCGGCCCCGACGTGATGGACCTGCCCCTGCTGGAGTCCGGCACGGTATCCGTGTTCTCTGCGAACGATTGCGCCCGCGGCGTCATCGAGACGGGCATGCTGTACTCCCTCGACGACGAGGACCTGTCGAACCGCACGTCGCGCGGCGTGTCCAACGAGCTCGTGGGCAAGCCCGCGCGCATCGCCGTGGAGGAAGGGACGTTGTACGTGTTCTACCCGCTGCCCTGA
- a CDS encoding GNAT family N-acetyltransferase produces the protein MNEELTIRFATRGDAPALLRLTQGLAASMGREGAVAATPADIVRGMFDEGGGEALVAEHPDDGVVGCAVFCRAFSVWTGGCGVYLEDLFVDEAYRGAGAGRALMARLAALCEERGYRRLSWHCRDANEAGLAFYERLDAERVDALVLHRLEGERLAVLAAQAPTGGCAEGAR, from the coding sequence ATGAACGAGGAACTCACCATACGTTTCGCCACGCGCGGGGACGCACCGGCACTGCTCAGGCTGACCCAGGGGCTTGCCGCCTCGATGGGGCGCGAAGGTGCGGTGGCCGCCACGCCCGCGGATATCGTGAGGGGCATGTTCGACGAAGGCGGGGGCGAGGCGCTGGTCGCCGAGCATCCGGACGACGGCGTGGTGGGGTGCGCGGTCTTCTGCCGCGCGTTCTCCGTGTGGACGGGGGGTTGCGGCGTGTACCTGGAGGACCTGTTCGTGGACGAGGCGTACCGGGGTGCCGGTGCGGGCCGGGCGCTCATGGCGCGCCTGGCAGCGCTCTGCGAGGAGCGGGGCTATCGGCGCCTCTCATGGCACTGCCGCGACGCGAACGAGGCGGGGCTTGCATTCTACGAGCGCTTGGATGCCGAACGGGTCGACGCGCTCGTGCTGCACCGGTTGGAGGGCGAGCGGCTTGCCGTGCTCGCGGCCCAGGCTCCGACAGGCGGATGTGCGGAAGGGGCGAGGTAG